A single region of the Nicotiana sylvestris chromosome 6, ASM39365v2, whole genome shotgun sequence genome encodes:
- the LOC104226918 gene encoding squamosa promoter-binding-like protein 6 isoform X2: protein MYCRKKTSQFLKQKMESWSFFSVGKGFVSEDSVSLDDRIIREKHCVTSWELNNPSSFGSTVGIENQEFPKLGTPNNQIRDVLSNKISGGGVFSSVTVPQIVFSGASESSSKMSRSVVESNCRDSSLVDLKLGSFPGQQHVQSFKSPKIMTNLSSNVPDKRMRSGGLKYQTPYCQVQGCSKDLSSSKDYNKRHKVCEVHSKTAKVIVNGIEQRFCQQCSRFHLLAEFDDGKRSCRKRLAGHNERRRKPQTGRFQGTSFAMSSSLCQNILGSSILYQPKYEMEDWYKNVKVEDAADYNPRLTMPFTNGHSQSKSLCTSYHAEKQCPPFHDEEITAPTRSKIDESSKSYLHDIEGSDFVTRPLVQSFSIGGDVLHVLDSISTIQGISGISNSGCAPSLLSSQSQDSSNQSSLIPTASHLITPSSNAHYNVTHISEKPLGVSPQALSSRVPDTFNSAGVNSGESCLEQILVSNSSNNCFINDPMIDLLQLSSQIQ, encoded by the exons ATGTACTGTAGGAAAAAAACAAGTCAGTTCTTGAAACAAAAAATGGAGTCTTGGAGCTTTTTCTCTGTGGGAAAGGGCTTTGTGTCTGAGGATTCAGTTTCTTTAGATGATAGAATTATAAGAGAGAAACATTGTGTAACAAGTTGGGAGTTAAATAATCCATCTAGTTTTGGAAGCACTGTAGGTATTGAAAATCAAGAATTCCCTAAACTTGGAACTCCCAATAACCAAATTAGAGATGTTTTGAGTAATAAGATTAGTGGTGGCGGAGTTTTTAGTTCAGTAACAGTTCCTCAAATTGTATTTTCTGGGGCATCTGAGTCTAGTTCCAAGATGTCAAGGTCAGTTGTGGAATCAAATTGTAGGGATTCATCACTTGTTGATTTGAAGCTTGGTAGCTTTCCTGGTCAACAACATGTACAGAGTTTCAAATCCCCCAAGATTATGACCAATTTGTCTTCAAATGTACCAGACAAAAGAATGAGAAGTGGAGGTTTGAAGTATCAGACACCATATTGCCAGGTTCAAGGTTGTAGCAAGGATCTTAGCTCTTCTAAGGACTACAACAAGAGGCATAAAGTGTGTGAAGTTCACTCAAAGACTGCTAAGGTTATTGTAAATGGCATTGAGCAAAGGTTTTGCCAGCAATGTAGCAG GTTTCATCTACTAGCTGAATTTGATGATGGAAAACGCAGCTGTCGTAAACGTCTAGCAGGTCATAATGAACGCAGAAGGAAACCTCAAACAG GCAGATTCCAGGGAACTTCTTTTGCAATGTCGTCCTCTCTTTGCCAAAATATACTTGGCAGCAGCATTCTGTACCAACCAAAGTATGAGATGGAGGACTGGTATAAAAATGTAAAGGTTGAAGACGCTGCTGATTATAACCCTCGACTAACCATGCCATTCACAAATGGACACTCACAATCAAAATCCCTTTGTACTTCATACCATGCTGAGAAACAATGTCCACCTTTCCACGACGAAGAAATAACTGCTCCTACAAGAAGCAAAATTGATGAGAGTAGCAAATCCTATCTGCATGATATAGAAGGATCTGATTTTGTTACCCGCCCTCTAGTACAGAGTTTCTCAATAGGAGGTGATGTCTTGCATGTTCTGGACTCGATCTCAACCATTCAAGGGATTTCTGGGATATCAAACTCGGGCTGTGCTCCCTCTCTTCTGTCATCTCAGTCACAAGATTCATCAAATCAATCATCTCTAATTCCCACAGCTAGCCACCTAATTACACCGAGCAGTAATGCTCATTACAATGTCACACACATATCCGAAAAGCCCCTGGGGGTTAGCCCGCAGGCTTTATCCAGTAGAGTACCTGATACATTCAATTCAGCTGGGGTAAATTCCGGAGAGAGTTGCTTGGAACAGATTCTAGTGTCTAACAGTAGCAACAATTGTTTCATAAATGATCCCATGATTGATTTGCTTCAGTTGTCATCACAAATTCAATGA
- the LOC104226918 gene encoding squamosa promoter-binding-like protein 6 isoform X1, with product MYCRKKTSQFLKQKMESWSFFSVGKGFVSEDSVSLDDRIIREKHCVTSWELNNPSSFGSTVGIENQEFPKLGTPNNQIRDVLSNKISGGGVFSSVTVPQIVFSGASESSSKMSRSVVESNCRDSSLVDLKLGSFPGQQHVQSFKSPKIMTNLSSNVPDKRMRSGGLKYQTPYCQVQGCSKDLSSSKDYNKRHKVCEVHSKTAKVIVNGIEQRFCQQCSRFHLLAEFDDGKRSCRKRLAGHNERRRKPQTGSTGRFQGTSFAMSSSLCQNILGSSILYQPKYEMEDWYKNVKVEDAADYNPRLTMPFTNGHSQSKSLCTSYHAEKQCPPFHDEEITAPTRSKIDESSKSYLHDIEGSDFVTRPLVQSFSIGGDVLHVLDSISTIQGISGISNSGCAPSLLSSQSQDSSNQSSLIPTASHLITPSSNAHYNVTHISEKPLGVSPQALSSRVPDTFNSAGVNSGESCLEQILVSNSSNNCFINDPMIDLLQLSSQIQ from the exons ATGTACTGTAGGAAAAAAACAAGTCAGTTCTTGAAACAAAAAATGGAGTCTTGGAGCTTTTTCTCTGTGGGAAAGGGCTTTGTGTCTGAGGATTCAGTTTCTTTAGATGATAGAATTATAAGAGAGAAACATTGTGTAACAAGTTGGGAGTTAAATAATCCATCTAGTTTTGGAAGCACTGTAGGTATTGAAAATCAAGAATTCCCTAAACTTGGAACTCCCAATAACCAAATTAGAGATGTTTTGAGTAATAAGATTAGTGGTGGCGGAGTTTTTAGTTCAGTAACAGTTCCTCAAATTGTATTTTCTGGGGCATCTGAGTCTAGTTCCAAGATGTCAAGGTCAGTTGTGGAATCAAATTGTAGGGATTCATCACTTGTTGATTTGAAGCTTGGTAGCTTTCCTGGTCAACAACATGTACAGAGTTTCAAATCCCCCAAGATTATGACCAATTTGTCTTCAAATGTACCAGACAAAAGAATGAGAAGTGGAGGTTTGAAGTATCAGACACCATATTGCCAGGTTCAAGGTTGTAGCAAGGATCTTAGCTCTTCTAAGGACTACAACAAGAGGCATAAAGTGTGTGAAGTTCACTCAAAGACTGCTAAGGTTATTGTAAATGGCATTGAGCAAAGGTTTTGCCAGCAATGTAGCAG GTTTCATCTACTAGCTGAATTTGATGATGGAAAACGCAGCTGTCGTAAACGTCTAGCAGGTCATAATGAACGCAGAAGGAAACCTCAAACAG GTTCTACAGGCAGATTCCAGGGAACTTCTTTTGCAATGTCGTCCTCTCTTTGCCAAAATATACTTGGCAGCAGCATTCTGTACCAACCAAAGTATGAGATGGAGGACTGGTATAAAAATGTAAAGGTTGAAGACGCTGCTGATTATAACCCTCGACTAACCATGCCATTCACAAATGGACACTCACAATCAAAATCCCTTTGTACTTCATACCATGCTGAGAAACAATGTCCACCTTTCCACGACGAAGAAATAACTGCTCCTACAAGAAGCAAAATTGATGAGAGTAGCAAATCCTATCTGCATGATATAGAAGGATCTGATTTTGTTACCCGCCCTCTAGTACAGAGTTTCTCAATAGGAGGTGATGTCTTGCATGTTCTGGACTCGATCTCAACCATTCAAGGGATTTCTGGGATATCAAACTCGGGCTGTGCTCCCTCTCTTCTGTCATCTCAGTCACAAGATTCATCAAATCAATCATCTCTAATTCCCACAGCTAGCCACCTAATTACACCGAGCAGTAATGCTCATTACAATGTCACACACATATCCGAAAAGCCCCTGGGGGTTAGCCCGCAGGCTTTATCCAGTAGAGTACCTGATACATTCAATTCAGCTGGGGTAAATTCCGGAGAGAGTTGCTTGGAACAGATTCTAGTGTCTAACAGTAGCAACAATTGTTTCATAAATGATCCCATGATTGATTTGCTTCAGTTGTCATCACAAATTCAATGA